From the Spirochaetota bacterium genome, the window GGTTCAAGAAGGCTTTTGATAAATATAATTTTATTAAGATACCTACAATCTATGATGAATTTTGTACTGATAGAATAATCGTCATGGAATATATAGAAGGTGATAAAATAACAGAAATAGAGAGATGGTCAAAGAGAAACAACGATCCTAAAATACTTACGAGAAGATTGATAGAAATATATCTGGAACAATTTTTATTTATTAGACTCATTCACTATGATCCACATCCGGGAAATATTCTGGTGCTCGATAATAACTGCATTGCATTGATTGATTTCGGCATGACTGGAGAGTTAACAGAGAAGATGAGTTCAAGCATATATACTGGCTTGTTAGCGACATTGAATAAGGACTATGAAGTAATCTTAAATATCTTAGATGACTTGAACTTTTTTAAAAAAGGTACGAATATCTATACATTTTTGCCTATTGTGCAGTTTTTCCTTGATACAATATTACCTTCAGTTAAACTGGAAAGAGAGTCTATCTTAGCTATAGATATCTCACCAATTTTAGACGATCTTGTAGAGATCATGTATAGTAACTCCATCACATTCCCAGCCGAGTTTTCATATATCGGAAAAACTGTTGGAACCCTAGCCGGTATAATTGCACTATTATACCCGGATATGAATATATATAATGAACTTAGACCATATTTCAGAAGAATCCTTGAAAGAAATTTCTTAGAAATGGCAAATAGAATATATGAACAGGCCAAGGGCAATATTAAAGATGTTATTATATTCCCCAAAAGGATTAATAGAATTATAGGAAGAATTGAGAAAAGAAATCTTGTATTAAGGGTAGAACAGGATGGAATCAATGAAAGTCTCTTAAATATACAATCATCAATTAACAGGGGGATAAGCCTTATTCTATCTCTCCTCTCTTTTTTCTTTGCTTATATACTCTATATACTAAAGCATAATAATGGAACGATATTGTTCAGTTC encodes:
- a CDS encoding AarF/UbiB family protein, which codes for MKIQKRFLRVAWLFFKIFIDFHKEYRLIRKRGFNYALPKMEKSHKKRATELYNLALSLEGVLIKLCQFISSRRDFFPSPYIEILTPLQDEVPSIDFKEIEKIIEQEYRDYKTIFKTIERIPIASASLGQVHRAILNDDTIVVLKILKPAIEKIFDTDLAILQIVFSLFSNFSFIRDRMDIEGIMEQFTLVTGDELNFRREAHNAIRFKKAFDKYNFIKIPTIYDEFCTDRIIVMEYIEGDKITEIERWSKRNNDPKILTRRLIEIYLEQFLFIRLIHYDPHPGNILVLDNNCIALIDFGMTGELTEKMSSSIYTGLLATLNKDYEVILNILDDLNFFKKGTNIYTFLPIVQFFLDTILPSVKLERESILAIDISPILDDLVEIMYSNSITFPAEFSYIGKTVGTLAGIIALLYPDMNIYNELRPYFRRILERNFLEMANRIYEQAKGNIKDVIIFPKRINRIIGRIEKRNLVLRVEQDGINESLLNIQSSINRGISLILSLLSFFFAYILYILKHNNGTILFSSLGIIFLLYFLLYRKEIQKRIIKKRIS